In [Clostridium] cellulosi, one genomic interval encodes:
- a CDS encoding hypothetical protein (High confidence in function and specificity) → MVSPEKYYAHTKTDPKTNEVLDQTEWQLLTEHLKNVAERAREFADPFNSGEIAWLCGLLHDIGKYTAKFQRRLREGGNLVDHSTAGAVEANKLYGDLGFLLGYCIAGHHSGLPDGGKNADTQDDATLRGRLKKQIENYEHYKEEINPIISPDCRIPIRPLYKIGFSLAFYLRMLYSCLVDADFLDTERSMNGDVDRKIGESIQALYEKLEQFLPKFAKSDTPINKKRTHILNTCLQKAEMDKGAYTLTVPTGGGKTIASLAFALRHAKIHKLQRIIYVIPYNSIIEQNAAVFKGILGEENVLEHHSNFNYDDSSEMLTRQRLATENWDMPVIVTTTVQFFESLFGNRPSKCRKLHNIVNSVIVFDEAQMIPLPYLQPCVRAIAELVYNYGCTAVLCSATQPALDSFFPKELEVKEICEDKKELYEFFRRTTLQFVGPLSDEELAAKLNTYNQVLCIVRTRKQAQAVFNLLNKEGAFHLSTMMYPKHRSQTLERIKCRLDHKLPCRVVATSLVEAGVDLDFPVVYRAAAGLDSDIQAAGRCNREGKNGISPVYIFEPEGKYQHNSDEQRRWEAFADSVAKQFKEDPMSPEAITAYFTQLYYAEDKGLDAKSVIKRFEDGYEKDLSFPFAEVAQKFKLIDDKETRTVLIPDCDEAKELADKLREGQHSRQLLRKVQQYSVNIYENHYRALYDAGCISAVDSEIAVLTDDHKYSRETGLDASVDTGVGFFV, encoded by the coding sequence ATGGTGAGTCCTGAAAAATATTATGCCCATACAAAGACCGACCCGAAAACCAATGAGGTGCTGGATCAAACCGAGTGGCAATTGCTTACGGAACATCTGAAGAATGTTGCAGAGCGTGCGAGGGAATTCGCGGACCCTTTTAACAGCGGTGAAATAGCATGGCTGTGCGGCCTGCTCCACGACATAGGGAAATACACTGCCAAATTTCAAAGGCGGTTGAGAGAGGGCGGAAATCTGGTTGACCACTCAACAGCCGGTGCGGTTGAGGCAAACAAGCTGTACGGCGATCTTGGATTTCTGCTCGGCTATTGCATCGCGGGGCATCATTCCGGATTGCCTGACGGAGGAAAAAACGCCGATACGCAGGATGACGCGACACTGCGCGGCCGGCTGAAGAAGCAGATTGAAAACTATGAGCATTATAAAGAAGAGATTAATCCTATTATAAGCCCTGACTGCAGAATTCCTATACGGCCCTTATATAAAATCGGGTTCTCGCTGGCGTTTTATCTCCGTATGCTTTACTCATGTCTGGTGGATGCCGATTTTCTGGATACTGAAAGGTCCATGAACGGAGATGTCGACCGCAAAATCGGAGAGAGTATTCAGGCACTTTATGAAAAGTTAGAGCAGTTTCTGCCGAAATTCGCTAAATCAGATACGCCAATAAATAAAAAGAGGACACATATTTTGAATACATGCCTGCAAAAAGCGGAGATGGATAAGGGAGCTTATACGCTTACTGTGCCCACCGGCGGCGGCAAGACCATAGCGTCTCTGGCATTTGCACTAAGGCATGCGAAAATACATAAGCTGCAGCGGATTATTTATGTGATACCGTACAATTCAATCATTGAGCAGAATGCAGCTGTATTTAAAGGTATATTGGGTGAAGAAAACGTGCTGGAACACCATTCAAATTTCAACTACGATGATTCCAGCGAGATGTTAACTCGTCAGAGGCTTGCTACTGAAAATTGGGACATGCCGGTAATAGTAACCACGACGGTGCAGTTTTTTGAGTCGTTATTTGGCAACCGCCCGTCGAAATGCCGCAAACTCCATAATATAGTCAACAGCGTGATTGTTTTTGATGAAGCACAGATGATTCCGCTGCCGTATTTGCAGCCATGCGTGCGGGCTATAGCCGAGCTCGTTTATAACTACGGTTGTACGGCGGTTTTATGCAGTGCTACACAGCCCGCGCTGGACAGTTTCTTCCCAAAGGAACTTGAAGTAAAAGAAATATGCGAGGACAAAAAGGAACTGTACGAATTTTTCAGGCGCACTACATTACAATTTGTGGGGCCTCTTTCGGATGAAGAACTGGCTGCAAAGCTGAATACTTATAATCAAGTTTTGTGTATTGTCAGAACAAGAAAACAAGCGCAGGCCGTTTTCAATCTATTGAATAAAGAAGGTGCCTTCCATCTTTCTACGATGATGTATCCGAAACACCGTTCACAGACATTAGAAAGAATAAAGTGCCGGCTTGACCATAAGCTGCCTTGCCGGGTTGTGGCGACAAGCCTTGTTGAAGCAGGTGTCGATTTGGATTTTCCGGTCGTATATCGTGCAGCGGCGGGGCTTGATTCCGATATACAGGCGGCCGGCCGCTGCAATCGTGAGGGCAAAAACGGTATAAGCCCGGTTTATATCTTTGAACCAGAGGGGAAATACCAGCATAATTCGGATGAGCAGAGACGATGGGAGGCGTTTGCTGACTCTGTTGCAAAACAGTTTAAAGAAGACCCGATGTCGCCTGAGGCTATCACTGCATATTTTACGCAGCTATATTACGCCGAGGACAAGGGGCTTGACGCTAAAAGTGTCATAAAACGCTTTGAAGACGGCTACGAAAAGGATCTTAGCTTCCCATTCGCAGAGGTTGCACAGAAATTCAAGCTAATCGACGATAAGGAAACGAGGACAGTGTTAATACCGGATTGCGATGAGGCAAAAGAACTTGCGGACAAACTGCGCGAAGGGCAGCATAGCAGGCAGCTTTTGCGTAAAGTTCAGCAATACAGTGTCAATATCTATGAGAATCATTATCGTGCATTGTACGATGCCGGATGTATTTCCGCTGTCGACAGTGAGATTGCTGTGCTGACCGATGATCATAAATACAGTAGGGAAACTGGTCTTGACGCGAGCGTCGATACTGGTGTGGGATTTTTTGTGTGA